The stretch of DNA GAAATGCTTTTTATTTTCTCTCTCAATCCCACCTTCTAATTTACCTACAGATCCACCCGAGGTTAACATTCTTTAATGGTCAAATAAAACCCCGAAAATGGCGTTTTAATAGTGGCGTCACGGTTCTCAGTGGTTACTATCTATTTGCTATAGTGAGACGAACGGTTCCAGACATACCAAACCATGACAACGCGTGTTTAAAGTTCGCGTGCAAacttagttagttacctaatcgttggtggtaagctttttataatcggatgggcttataccaacgtggtttgtgaaaatatccgatcgtgaaaagaaaagaaaaaacacagacaggttactgactagtgCAAACTATCCCTACATTTTCCCAACGTCGAATTCAACGTGTAAATATGATGGGTGGAATACTCACCGGCCGCTGTGCAGCCCCATCCAGTCATCAAACAGGACTGTCCTGGCGCTGGAAATGATGGTGACGAGTCTGGTAATGTGATACGAGCAATATTGGCGAATTCTGGTCCGACTGGCACCGATCTCTTTAACTTCATCAGAGCTATGTCGTTCTCCCAACTTCCTGCAATGAAGAAAACGCTATTGGACACGCcatacatttcaaaatggcGAATTTCGCGAGCGCTCTTTTGCGGACATACTTCTTCTATTGTACTGAGGATGTATGATAATCTTTTCGACGTCCATGTCCCAGTTGACCCACTTGTCCTTCTTGAAAACTTTACCGAGCCAACCTTTGATTGTACCGATAACGCCAGCCTAAATACAAAAGATTAAACCATCCGTCACATTCGGGTTGTATTGACAAACTGCAGTTCATTTTAATATTcaatcatctttatttcttttatttcattcattcctTACGCTTAGCTTCGTGGAGGCCAGCCTCACTGTCCAGCCTTTAGGATTCTTTATATCGTATTTAtcgctgaaaaaaaaaaataaaacaatttcgtCCGAAAGATTTGAGAGCGGAGCCGATATTCTTTACACCGAGTGCAGATGGAGTTTATAGTTACTTACTTGTCGAAACAATGAGCCGCGGTTAAAACCCATCGGTCAATGATGACCGACGCGCCGCAAGTCCAGATTCTCTGCACCAGAGGAATTCCGATCACTGACGTGGTCGTAAATTTACCCCGTATTGACACGAGCCACGGATAAATTCCCTCGCTAGCGATTTCATTGCCGCCGATAATTCGCCAGTCGCCATCATCAACCGCACTAGCGACGGCTTTGAAAATACGAGGAAAAAATCAGATGCGTCATAGAAGCCGAGATAAATCGGCCATTTAAAAACCGACAAGCGTGAATTCAAAATACACAGGTGTCGGTTTATGAACCTTtagaaaataactggattattcATCAGGGTCAAAGGTAAccactggacccagttcaaaCAGTTCTGGGTTGGGATTTCGAATCTTAAGTCAAGTAGGTCACCACTAGCTCCTGTCGCAGTTTACCAGTGTCCTTTCGAAAATGCAATGGCGCAGTAATTTTACAGGGCACTTTTTCAACCCGTAACTAAGGCAGTGCAGTCTCTGCGGCAGTTTCGAATGAATGATCTAActctcaggacccagttcgacagtactgagttaagatttgaccctgagttaactcattgaaaatgaactaacttaaaCTCAGAgtctctaactcacaactgtggaactgggtcctgagagTTAGGTCTAACGCAGAATTCTAGCTCTAAGGGGCCGGTTctatagtcatggcttagacttaagaccagtctaagaccatcttaatTCTACAGCTAATCTAACAGtgtaagaccagtcttaagatttaagaccactttttgactcaagtcttgactatggaacAGGCCCTGGACTCTGGTTGTCTGTAAAATGGCCCATACACAGTTTAATGGCGAAGACTCATATTGCCTCCTTATTAAAGCACAGATACTTACGAGCGGCAAGAATGCAGCAAAATGCAAATAAACCCGTAAAAATGACGCACATCGCTTACTA from Tubulanus polymorphus chromosome 11, tnTubPoly1.2, whole genome shotgun sequence encodes:
- the LOC141912935 gene encoding chymotrypsinogen A-like isoform X2, which codes for MCVIFTGLFAFCCILAAPVASAVDDGDWRIIGGNEIASEGIYPWLVSIRGKFTTTSVIGIPLVQRIWTCGASVIIDRWVLTAAHCFDNDKYDIKNPKGWTVRLASTKLSAGVIGTIKGWLGKVFKKDKWVNWDMDVEKIIIHPQYNRRRSWENDIALMKLKRSVPVGPEFANIARITLPDSSPSFPAPGQSCLMTGWGCTAAGKSVTSKAMEVRLPILSDSACYRMWHVDTDKRLCAGQYNMNVGGDSGGPLACLRGSQWVQVGIASFTIANDPGSRPGAFTRVSHYVNWIKSTMSSN
- the LOC141912935 gene encoding serine protease 1-like isoform X1; translation: MCVIFTGLFAFCCILAAPVASAVDDGDWRIIGGNEIASEGIYPWLVSIRGKFTTTSVIGIPLVQRIWTCGASVIIDRWVLTAAHCFDNDKYDIKNPKGWTVRLASTKLSAGVIGTIKGWLGKVFKKDKWVNWDMDVEKIIIHPQYNRRRSWENDIALMKLKRSVPVGPEFANIARITLPDSSPSFPAPGQSCLMTGWGCTAAGKSVTSKAMEVRLPILSDSACYRMWHVDTDKRLCAGQYNMNVGVCPGDSGGPLACLRGSQWVQVGIASFTIANDPGSRPGAFTRVSHYVNWIKSTMSSN